A single genomic interval of Amblyomma americanum isolate KBUSLIRL-KWMA chromosome 11, ASM5285725v1, whole genome shotgun sequence harbors:
- the LOC144109769 gene encoding serine/threonine-protein kinase PLK1-like, translated as MAPETTSDKFPDVVIDTNSQTEYTRGKFLGKGAQGQCYEFMDKKANVVYAGKIVSKSHLKSEMNRQYLEEEINIHQTLCHKHVVRFHSHFEDAKNVYIILELCTRQSLEELHKCRETLTEPEVRHLLRQLLLACEYLVQEQVIHRDLKLGNLLLTAGSQLKVADFGLATRVHYPGQLKRSICGTTNYMAPEVLTQKGYSYEADMWAVGCIM; from the exons ATGGCTCCTGAGACGACCAGCGACAAATTCCCCGACGTCGTCATCGACACGAATTCCCAGACGGAATACACCCGCGGCAAGTTCCTCGGCAAG GGCGCACAAGGGCAATGCTACGAGTTCATGGACAAAAAAGCGAACGTCGTGTACGCAGGAAAAATCGTCTCCAAGAGCCATCTTAAATCGGAGATGAATCGGCAATAT CTCGAAGAAGAAATCAACATTCACCAAACCCTGTGCCACAAGCACGTCGTTCGCTTCCACAGCCACTTTGAGGATGCCAAGAACGTGTACATCATCTTGGAGCTGTGCACACGACAG TCTCTTGAGGAGCTGCACAAGTGCCGTGAGACGCTGACGGAGCCAGAGGTGCGGCacctcctgcgccagctgctcctCGCCTGCGAGTACCTGGTGCAGGAGCAGGTCATCCACCGAGACCTGAAGCTCGGAAACCTGCTCCTCACAGCAGGCTCGCAACTCAAGGTGGCCGACTTCGGACTCGCCACCCGCGTCCACTACCCGGGGCAACTCAAGAGGTCCATCTGCGGCACCACCAACTACATGGCCCCCGAGGTGCTGACCCAGAAGGGCTACAGCTACGAAGCGGACATGTGGGCTGTGGGGTGCATCATGTGA